The following coding sequences are from one Anolis sagrei isolate rAnoSag1 chromosome 6, rAnoSag1.mat, whole genome shotgun sequence window:
- the LOC132777861 gene encoding germ cell-specific gene 1-like protein codes for MIKLSRRSRSMLSLGLNSLALCFSVSAFCTSYWCEGTHKVVKPPCLSAVKKGNCVPVNSNDTIESNVTMDPHVVQYIWETGEDKFSFRYFHTGFWLSCEEHHGAEKCRSFIELPPESEKGVLWLSVASEFLYIILLTVGFLLMCLDAVYYANFIDGLKINAFAAVITVLSGLLGMVAHMMYMTVFQVAVNLGPKDWRPQTWYYGWSFGMAWLSFTLCMSASVLTLNTYTKTILEFKYRRRIFEKHTASMGSLRGSDPPALAPDLERYLWDKYIFSVSDSLDFSPSPPGPMAPCVGRKAYTGGYAGLAGGYSGDAGDEDDGEPC; via the exons ATGATTAAGCTAAGCCGAAGGTCTCGCTCAATGCTGTCCTTGGGCCTCAATTCTCTTGCTCTCTGCTTTTCGGTGTCGGCTTTCTGCACCAGCTATTGGTGCGAAGGGACCCACAAAGTCGTCAAGCCACCTTGCCTCTCAGCTGTCAAGAAAGGGAACTGTGTGCCTGTCAACAGCAATGACACAATTGAGTCGAATGTGACTATGGACCCACATGTGGTCCAATACATCTGGGAGACGGGTGAAGACAAGTTCTCTTTCCGCTATTTCCACACGGGCTTCTGGCTCTCATGTGAGGAACATCATGGAG CGGAGAAGTGCCGGAGCTTCATCGAGCTTCCCCCGGAGTCCGAAAAAG GGGTACTGTGGCTTTCTGTTGCCTCAGAATTTCTTTATATCATCCTCCTGACTGTGGGCTTCTTGCTGATGTGCTTGGATGCTGTCTACTATGCCAATTTCATTGACGGACTCAAGATCAATGCTTTCGCTGCTGTGATCACCGTTCTCTCAG GGCTTCTAGGCATGGTGGCCCACATGATGTACATGACTGTCTTTCAAGTGGCTGTGAACCTGGGACCAAAAGACTGGAGACCTCAGACGTGGTATTATGGGTGGTCCTTTGG CATGGCCTGGCTGTCTTTTACGCTCTGCATGTCAGCTTCTGTGCTGACACTCAACACCTACACCAAGACCATCCTGGAGTTCAAGTATCGCCGGCGGATTTTCGAGAAGCACACGGCATCCATGGGGAGCCTGAGAGGCTCTGATCCACCCGCTTTGGCCCCTGACCTCGAACGCTACCTGTGGGATAAATACATCTTCAGTGTTAGTGACTCCCTAGACTTTTCTCCCAGCCCCCCAGGCCCCATGGCTCCCTGCGTGGGACGCAAGGCCTACACAGGGGGTTATGCTGGGCTTGCTGGAGGTTACAGTGGGGATGCCGGTGACGAAGATGATGGGGAGCCATGCTGA